One genomic region from Quercus robur chromosome 4, dhQueRobu3.1, whole genome shotgun sequence encodes:
- the LOC126721497 gene encoding protein REVEILLE 5 encodes MLSVNPNPAAQGFHFFDPMNMGFNSLPPPTSTSTSTTTTSTNNYNNNNNNTASLLDDPSKKIRKPYTITKSRESWTEQEHDKFLEALQLFDRDWKKIEAFVGSKTVIQIRSHAQKYFLKVQKSGASEHVPPPRPKRKAAHPYPQKAPKNAPVVSQATGQYQSSSVMLEPASYVYRPDSSSVLGNPMNSSAVSSWSFNSMPPVTVSQATKDDAGLAGPTIAQNCCYSSSNESMPKTWPTGEKINRGDHGNTAARVMPDFAQVYGFIGSVFDPNSTGHLQRLKQMDQINLETVLLLMRNLSVNLTSPEFEDHRRVLSSYDADTEKAKSGRSHTNFHTDHTQNAILSA; translated from the exons ATGTTGTCTGTAAACCCAAACCCAGCAGCTCAGGGGTTTCACTTCTTCGATCCAATGAATATGGGTTTTAATTCTCTGCCACCGCCAACTTCTACTTCTACTTCTACAACTACAACTAGTactaataattataataataataataataatacggCGTCGTTGTTGGATGATCCGAGTAAGAAGATCCGAAAACCGTATACGATTACCAAGTCTAGAGAAAGCTGGACGGAGCAAGAGCACGATAAGTTTCTCGAAGCTCTCCAATt ATTTGATCGTGACTGGAAGAAAATTGAAGCATTTGTAGGCTCTAAAACTGTTATCCAG ATACGTAGCCATGCACAGAAGTACTTTCTGAAGGTTCAGAAAAGTGGGGCGAGTGAACATGTACCACCCCCTCGACCAAAGAGAAAAGCAGCTCATCCGTATCCTCAGAAAGCCCCTAAAAATG CTCCAGTTGTATCCCAAGCTACTGGGCAATACCAATCTTCATCTGTTATGCTTGAGCCTGCATCATATGTTTACAGGCCAGATTCATCATCAGTTCTTGGGAATCCAATGAACAGCTCAGCTGTGTCTTCCTGGAGTTTTAATTCAATGCCACCGGTTACTGTCTCACAAGCAACTAAAG ATGATGCAGGATTGGCTGGACCAACCATTGCACAGAATTGTTGCTATAGCAGTAGTAATGAAAGCATGCCAAAGACGTGGCCAACAGGGGAAAAGATCAATCGAGGGGATCATGGCAACACAGCAGCGCGAG TAATGCCAGATTTTGCTCAAGTTTACGGCTTCATTGGCAGTGTCTTCGATCCTAATTCCACTGGTCACTTACAAAGACTGAAGCAGATGGACCAAATAAATTTGGAAACT GTATTGCTGTTGATGAGAAATCTCTCTGTCAATTTGACTAGTCCCGAGTTTGAGGATCAT AGAAGGGTACTTTCATCATATGATGCTGACACTGAGAAGGCTAAATCTGGAAGATCTCACACCAATTTCCACACTGATCACACACAAAATGCCATTCTATCTGCTTAG